In a genomic window of Homo sapiens chromosome 22, GRCh38.p14 Primary Assembly:
- the LIF gene encoding leukemia inhibitory factor isoform 2 (isoform 2 is encoded by transcript variant 2): MKVLAAVHSPGGAVPQQPGQAMWPQRDGLPALPRQRHGEGQAGGAVPHSRVPWHLPGQHHPGPEDPQPQCPQPPQQAQRHRRHPARPP, encoded by the coding sequence TACACAGCCCAGGGGGAGCCGTTCCCCAACAACCTGGACAAGCTATGTGGCCCCAACGTGACGGACTTCCCGCCCTTCCACGCCAACGGCACGGAGAAGGCCAAGCTGGTGGAGCTGTACCGCATAGTCGTGTACCTTGGCACCTCCCTGGGCAACATCACCCGGGACCAGAAGATCCTCAACCCCAGTGCCCTCAGCCTCCACAGCAAGCTCAACGCCACCGCCGACATCCTGCGAGGCCTCCTTAG